The window TGATGCAGGAGAACAGCATTCACACAAAGGCTCTTTCACTCCTGTTTTCCCCTTTGGCAGTAAAgactggggaggaaggaggtgcTGTTTCTGGAGAGCCAGTTCTCAGAGCAGAGCTATCCTATGAATGAACTGGAAATCCAAGGCCTGGCTGACAGCTCATGTGCCTTGTGAGGTGAAGGGTGCAGCCACCAGCTGGTTTTACATCTGACATATTTGCACTTTGTTTAGGTATGACTCAATACACAgagacagaggggaaaaaaaagtcctttggCCTTTTCCTCAGAGCAGGAGGGTTTGGTATTTGCAGACAAAAGGGAAGGCATGCCCAGTCTAGTATCAAAACCTTGATGGAAAGGAGCGAGACTCACCAAGAGAAAGGTTTGAAAGGAAGCATGTAGAGGTGGATAAGTGCCTCACCTTTCCTCTCTGGTTATGTCTACTCCGACAGAAGGTGGTGCAGCAAGCATGTCTGTGATCAGTGGCAGGAATCTCTGGAGAATGAGTTTCAAGGAGGTGCAGCCAGTCTGCACGTaactggaaagcaaacagagaaTCAAGTCCTACTTGAATTTCATTCCTTtcctcccagcagccagccctcacACACATCCAGTCACTGGGGATAATGTACTCAGACAGCTCCCCTTCACCACCTGTAACCAGGCAAGGAGACAAGTACCAAATGAGCGCCAGTCTTGGTTCAAGTTGAGACTGACAAAGGGAGCCCTTTTAAAACGTCCTAGCATATACGCTGCTAAGTGAGATTTTTCCGCTCAAGAGCGGAGGTGTCCTGCTGAGGGCACCTGGAAGGATCCTCTCCCCTAGTAGGAGAGAAGGGCAGAAAACCCCATCTTAAGCAAgatgctgcattttcttcccaccTAATGATCAGATTCAAAGCAGTCTTCTAAGTGACCCCAGGACTGTTGCTAGACTTCATTCCTTTTGTCCCAAGTCAACAGTTTCATTCTCATCAGTGCACAGAGCACACTTGGTCTACATCTGTTTGACCCCTCCTGGCTGTCATAGCTGCCTTCAGACCAACACACCTACATCAAATCTCAACACCCTGATCTTAATGAGGACTTCCTGCCTACATACACTTTCCATATCTTTTCCCACACTCACTTGGCAACTCCAATGCTCTTTTCCAGATGTTGTATCAGCATAATACTGTGTCTGCTATCACCTTCCAGGATTCTTTCAGCTACAAAACGCCTAGCAGAGCTCTCTTATGAGCATCCACACCCTCCCCAACAAGCACATCATGTTCTCATGGCCTCACCTTTCATATTTACTTTGGAGTAGTTTTTCTATCTGAGGCAGGACTACAGTGCACAAATCTAACTTCCAGAGAGaccttaaaagaaaagaaaaggacatgTTCTGAGACTGGAGACTGAGGATTTCCAAAGTTGAGTTGACACAAATAGAGCTTTCTGGCAAAAACATCCAAGTAGCTGTACCCAAGTTTACTGAGCAAGTTCCTTGACTCCCCCTTGTGATAGAAGGTGGCTAGTTCCAACATATTTACTCCCAACAGAATCACTTTGTGAAGTCCTAAGACTGATTTTCTTTGTGAGACATCAATGCATACAGAAAAGGCCCTGCACAACTCCAGCAGTTACTGGCACTGCAGACTTGGAGATCTGACTACAAGCATATGCATTTCATGCTGCCATGGCTAGCTGGATGTGAAGCAGGTACAGTGCAGTGCTCCCAACACCCAGCCAGATAGCTCTAGGTATCCCAGTGACCCAAGACTCACGCTTTTTGGTTGACAATGTTCAAGAGGTCCACAACAACAGACAGATCATTGATTGCTACAGCAGAGTCCACAGAGTTctgagagagaaggggaagaagaagcaTATCGCAAGGCTTAAACAGGCTAGGCTAATGCAATAAATACCAAGTTCTACTTTTCAAATACAAGGTATAGGGAACATGGATTTAGCCAGGTAAGAGAAGATAACTCTCTCATTAGAGTTGTCTCCATGTTTGTGACCTTTCAACCGCAGCTGGaacacagcagcactgtggTGCACCCCAGCATCAAACACTGAGATCCCAAGTTTTGTATGAGGCAGAACTGGTTCCACACCAGACAATAAAACTGCTCAGCTGTTCCCCTCATGAACCTCAGGCATCTCCACATCCTTACCTTGATGTCACCAGTGCTCCATACAGCCCGCACGGTGTCCAGATTCTTGTGGCGGCTGGTGAGCACCACACACATGGTCTCATGGCCTTTCCTGATTTGGGACATGGCTTCCTCATCCACAAGCTCAGTCTGGCTTTGGTTTTTCACAGCCTGAAAAGTAGACACCAGTGGAGGAGTGATAACAGAGCAGAATGGTACAGAAAGGATAGGAGCTTTCTCTGACCTGGTAAGAGCTAATTTTGGAgtacaaagaaatgaaatacgGACTTCCTTGCAGAttgttttaaaacctttttgaaatggaaatgctcGATTTGTTCCAGTTTcagctactttattttttttcctgctaggtcaatcacaaacacatttaaaactttggaaaaaaaaatctcaaaataaatgaGTGAAGAAAAAGTAAGTTTTCAAACCCTGTATGTTttgatgaagaaatattttcatgcaaacCCTATTTTTGATGTGAAATGCTAATGTGAAACCAgcaacttttattaaaaaacataaatctaACATAATTTGTTAGACTCTCGATTTGATTTCTGCCCAAGTCATGCTGGAACCTCCACTTCCCCTGCTCACATTTAAAGTCTGTCATAATGAGGATGCTCTGGTCCTTCTCCCTTTCTGGGTTAGGGAATACCCTCTTGAGGAGTGGCCAGAAAGTCTCCAAGATGCAAGAGGCAAAGATTACCATGAAATAATTATGTGCATGTAATGGCAGACAACAATTTTCTAAATGAATCACTGTCTAGAATGTGGAATCATTCAGTGTCTTTGCCTCATCCCTTGTTCCCTGGTTTAATAACACATTCTTCATCAGCATGAACCAACCAGGCTGTGTTTGCATCAGCCTGCTGTCAGTCTCAGTGGGGGCCCAGTCCAGAAGCCCTGAGGTGCTAATCCCACAAGAACTGCAAGTCAAAGCAGtttggagggaggggaagagcagaaaaggaaCGTGTTCTTTGGCTGCTGCATTCAGTACCAATGactgcaggctgcagaaagcacCTAAGACACTTTTGCACCTCTGAGAACACCCTTTTTCTGATGCCATCCAGCACTGACACCAGCCAAAAACTTCTATTCAGAGACACTTACTGGTAGAAAGTCAGTGGCTTTCAGGCCAATGGGCTCATTCCTGGCTGCAGGAATCACTGACACCTCTGCTCTGGTCACAGGAGTTGAGGAAGCAATTGGTGGCCTCTGAATTTGGTCAGGCTGCAGGAGAAATTGGGATAAAAGTTCTAGTAGCAATAACATGGACTTAGTCTCATATCCTCTTTCCTGACCCACTTTCCTCTCAAGGCAGTCTCCAATTTGTTAGCATGGCTTAGAAGGCAATGAAGTGTCCCTCAGGTACACATCAAGACTTAATTAAGGTTTGTGAAGAATACGTAAGATGTCCCAGCAAGAATACTGAATGCTGTCACTGTTATTAACATCTAAAATTATGGCAATAGGCCATGGCCAGCCCAAAGGCAGAAAGAATTCTAAAGAAGCCTATCCTGTCCTGATAACTGCTTGAGATTTTGACTCTAAAATAGTCTCAGTTCAAGCACCTGCGGAAATGTAGTACCTGAATTCTCTTCAGAGAATTGCACCCATTTTGATATTAAAGGAGAAATACCACTGTAAGTGTGAGAAGCCAACAAATGCAATACAGCCATTGTCTGCTGGAGGCCTGGCCTTTAATTCTGCTGCTCAGATCACACACATGGACTGACGGAGGCTGAAGCTGCACTCCTACTGCTCTTCAGTAAAGGAATCAGCttgatttaaaataagcatGTCTCTAAAACTCACAAACCTTTCACAGTGGGGATGTGAACAGCTATTAACAGATTACACTGTACGTACAAGTTCCTGCTTTGGCAACGGGGTCTGGACTTCCACAGCTTGGTTAGGCTTCACTGCTTCCTTTGCAGTTACAGGCTCTATCAAGATGGAAAGAAGCGGGAAAGTAGAAACTGATTGTTCCTCTCAAGAGAAGCTTAGAGCAAAGGTACCATAAACAAAGACTACAAGTAGTCATTTCTGCAGACGTGCAACTCTCCCTGTTTTAAAGGGCTATTAATCCCATTCCCACCAAGGGGTCATTTTCGTACTCACCATCTTCAGGGGGGGCTGGAAAAGGCTCATTGTTTCGTGGAGGCGTTCGAGCtacagaaaaagagggaaaaaaatgacaaaccATGCAAGGCTACAGATTAGTAATAGGTCAGCCTTGGAGCTGAGAGACCTCCAGCAACTCCAGAGATTAGGGCAATCGGCGACACAGCAAGCAGTTATCTCCTCCAGACCTTCCTTGACGTTATTGTTGAGTTTAAACAAAGGCTTTTTGCCTTCACAGATGGGACAAAACTGACCCATGTAGCTTACTGCTGAAGAGGTGTTAAGCACAAGACAGTGCGCAAAAGCAagttacactaaaaaaaaaaacaaaacacaaattcaCCTCCTACTAAACTGATTCACATAAGTCATTATTTTGACTGTTGCTTCCTCAGAAAGAGGATCTTATTTTTCTCACTTGCAGTAAAGTGAGTTACATGCATTGCACTGTGCTTCCTAAACAACAGTCACTGCTTTAACAAACCATTTAACCTTTCTTTCTTGAATGGAGGCTGCTGAGTTTACATATACCAGAATTCTAAGCAAATAAAGATTCTGTAATGCAGCAATCCTTCCTAATCAGGACAGGAAGGCTTCATACTCATAACAGAGCTCTggattctgggccagacctcAATGAGACATCACTGCACCCTAGTAAAGGTGCAACCTTCCAGCAGTTCACTAATACGACTTATTAAGCAGGGAATATTCAAGTCTTCTAAACTCTCTCAGTCACAAGTGAAGCCTCTATTACAATACTCCAGAATTCACTTCCACTGAAATAGTTCAGTGTCTACAGCTCTGAACTAGCCACCACTCAAAAGTGCAATAACCCCTGGTACTAACAGATGGCATTCTTGGGCTGGAAGATCTCTTTGTAATCCTCTGGGTTCTGGATCTCAGCCTTTGATTCCTTCTCATCCCGGTCATCTTCGCTGCTGGGACTGCGCCTCTCGCTCTCTGAGTTGTGCTTCACTCTgctaaaaagaagaagaaaacgATGCTATTAGGGCAAGTCACACGGACCCTGTTAGAAAAAGAGCGCTAATTTCCTTGTACATTTCCTTATAAAGATTGCAATTACAACAAACCAGCAGTTTCCCTTACCTTTGTGGCTTGCTGCAGCTAGTTGAGGGCCTGTCATAGATGCGACGAAGGGAGGATCCTGTGGGGGTGGGCTGAACGAGAGGCTTGTCATCCCTGATCAGCCCATGAGGAACCGAACCTGACTTTGTGACTCTGCTGAGATCCACAACGAAGGAAGAAACTGTGCTTTGTGCAAAGGAAACTCCTATCTGCAGAGGCAAAAGATCAAGGTAATTCACTGAACATGCTAGCCTTTCTATGATCAGGGAGGATGGAATGGCCCTGAGTGACAGTGCTTGAGAATTCGTCAATTCAGTGCTTTGGCTTTTTCAATTTGAAACCGCCAATGCTACATGAAAGGCTACGATAAAATTTTGCCAAGCATAGTTTTGAAATACTGGTCAAACTAAGCCCCAGTTCTTTCCTCCAGAAGCCTAAGAGATGAAATGTAGCACAAGgctcttgaaagaaaaaacacagaagctcTAGGTGCTGGACACACTGCATGCCCTGGCCACTTGCAGTCTGACATAAGCTTAGAGGTCAGAAGGCCTGCAAGCAAGACAGAAGGATTTTATCTCATGTTTTGCAgccacctccccagctcctcatGAACCATGACTTACCAGCTGGTTGTTGCAGATAGATAAGTCAGCTACTTTTCCCCAGTTCAGCAAGACCACATCAAAACAGCGCTCAGGCTCCCAGCCATACACACGCAGTGAATCCTGGAAACCACTATACAAACAACAGCCATCTGGGTTGAAAAGAACACACCTAGGAGAAGGCAGATAGAGAGTTTAGAAACTTCCAGCTTCCACAAAGATCCCAGGGCTGTATCTGTGACTTCACTGAATACCTGCAGCAGTTTTTAGCAATGAATGTACTGATCTGGTGAACCTGTGCAACTTTTTCTCCAATATTCTCCCTTTCATGAAATTCTCCCTTTGCCCCCAGCTTTGGTCTCTGCCTAGTACACTGCGCTAGGAAATTAATATACCTGACGGGAGTAGCCTCTTCTTCAATGCAGCTCACAACTTGAAACTTCTCCAAGTCCCAGAATCGAACAGTCCTGTgcacaaaacagaataaaaatcatcGCTCATCCCTCTGGAAATTTGCTGTAGGattcaacattaaaaataatatactaATAACTAGAATGACTTCCAGTGCTGTGCATATATGATGAACCTACACAGAGGACTGGTCTAGCTAAGATCTGTGAATCCAAACCAAGATGCTTAGAGGCTCTAGAGATGTATAGTTATTTAGAGCAGACCCAGAGCTAAAGACACTCTGCTGGCCCAGCAGGAGTGCTTGCTGTTCAAATAGGATGTCAGTTTGATTAGTGAGCCACTCAAGCCTACCGCATTGTTTTCTAGCATGGCAGACAGCATCATGAGTTTTGTATGAGAAGGTAAGGTCTCCATATTCTGCACATCACAGATGTGACATGCTGTTGTCTAGCTGTCAGGCTCTTGCAATGGCAGTTTTGAGTTGTGTGACATTCCTGTTTGCCATGTTCTTAAAAGGAAGGACATTGAAAGTGGAACTGACATAAacaatttccttctttcttttctcccctcatATACCTATCAGAGCTGCCAGAAGCCAAAAGGTATTCATTTGGATGGAATTCTACAACGTTCACTGGGCCAGCATGTCCTGTAAACTCAAACATCATCTTCCCAGCAGCCAGATCCCACagctggaagaaggaaagaacaaaagactCTTAGAAATATTAATGTTCAAGAATTTCAATACACTTTGAATTTCCCTTTACCAGTGATCTTCTAACACTTTTCCCCCCCTCTCAGAACAGACTTGAGTTTGCCAAAGAAAGCAATGATCTGGAAAAATAACACTGTCCCAGTCACTTAaggctgacaaaaaaaaacaataataataaataaataataaaacaaacaataaaagcaaaaaacattcTCTTTTAAATTCCCTGTTTAGTTTTAAGTAGTAATTTGTCCTGTAGAAGTctgctttatatttaaaaactggGATAATATACAGCATTTCCACTTGTTCCAGAAGATAAAAAACTCaaatgtaaagaaacaaaaaccctaaGCTATGAATCGTTTAGTAATTCATTCTTCCTGGGCTCCAGTCTCCATTGAAAAATCCAGAGTGAAACAACTGACCAGCTTATTTCATCTGaagctggaaacaaaaaaagtcagtcCTTTGCCAACATTCTGCCATACCACATGAGAAACAACTGAAGAAGCTGCCTCAGCCGATACTTTCCTGAATTCCTTCTCCTGCTTTGTTCAGTCCAGACTGCAATTTTCAGACTGATTGTGATATGCAATGTGCATGGTAACACACCTCTAATGAATTAGCTGAGTAGAGCCAGAAATTGGTACAGCGAAGCAACGTGCTGTGGACAATTCATTCTGTAACATTTACTAAGAGAACCATCACTACTGTTTAGGTATCGCAATTCTACCACCATCAAAACTTGGACTTTTACATGCACAGTGTCAACATGTAGGCGATGAAGTGCGCTTGTCCAACATACAATTCATTTCTAGATGCTCTGGGCCAATGGACAATTCCCATAAACAGTCTTGTCCCGCAAAGCCACAGGGCCCAGCCAGATGCCTAACAAACAAAAGGGGGCTAAGAGAGAGTGTTAGTAATGACTGGTAAAAAGATGATCCCAGTATTCCCATGTGCCACAAGCATATAAGGGAGATGTCTTAATAAATTACCTTTACAGTATGATCATCAGCAGCAGAGGCTAACCACTTGCCATCAGGACTAAATCGGAGACATCTAACTGCTTGAGTGTGACCCTGcaacaagacaaaatattttcctttgcttttcttttcctttagagAAAACTGTCTTTCAACTTGATAAggtataataaaataaaatctagtaaCTGTTTCATGTAGTCCACAACTGACAGAACACTACATTCTACACTCAAAAGCTATACCTATCCACACTAAACGGGCATAATGTCTCTCATATAGACATTTCTGGCATCAGTTTAAGAGTGGTAAATACAGATCTGGCTCTCCTGATAAGTATCAAATTTAAGCTGAACAGATTTCTTTGTTAAGACAGAAGTACCATTAAGTTGgctacaaaattaaattaacataCAGCAAGCTCTTTGGGCGTAGAAAGGCCCCATGAATAGAACCATCTCAGTGCAGTGGGGACTTCACATTAACACCAGCCACAGTATAAAGAAACACTTACTACTGGGTGCTTTCCATCTCCCACTGAAGCCAAGCAGACTACAGTATGTTAATTAATTCCTATGATATCCATTTAATGTTTCCATACAATTCACTGAGGCCTACAGAGGTTTATCAGgccattttggaaaaaaaacaacaaaaacaaaaaaacacatatctCACCAGCAAAACTAGTTACTTGTACATAATCACTTTAAAGTTTGCCTTGAAGTCTTAGACAGAAATCCTTCTCCCCTCTTCTGAAAACTAATGAAGCATTTTACCTTATACCTGAAGacacagccttttcttcttacatcccagagctgcaggtgaagaaaagcaaacaaaagataTGCTTAGAAAGGTACAGAGGGGGGCCAAGAGTTCTGTCAAAACAAGAACTCTTGCAGTCATCAGGCTGGTAACACTGCAGAATGAAATCACTGAAGTGGCTGCTTAATGCCTGTTTGCTTCAGGTACATTTCTTAATCTAACTTCCCAAGTGAGAATCACTTCTGTAAGTTATTTCTTACTACTATCCACGCTCCGTTCCTGCAGTCAGATACCAGTCTGATGAAGCAGGTACAATCCATAGCAGTCAGGACATCTGTGCTTACTGACACTAGGTCTCAGCTGGCACCCAACTCGAGCCCTGTGGAATGAGCCACATTCCACAACTGAGGAGTCACATTCATGAGTTACCACTGTGGAAACACATGCATGAATTTCACAAGCACTCACAAATACACCTGCCCACACACATGCAAATGTGGACGTACAGTATCTACCAACAGCTTGGCAGAAAGCACATTCTGTCACTCTTCATAAGAACGACGCTGCAAGTGAAGAGGGTAATCTCTAGAGGAAGGTAGGCTTTACCTTAATGTTTGTGTCCAAAGAGCCAGATGCCACAAAACTTCCAAAAGGATGGAAATCAAGGCTGCAGATGTTCGCTTTGTGACCAAATAATGTACGAAGAACTGGGAAATCGGTAAGTGGAGCAGGGAGAAAGAGTAAGGAACAAATATTTAGTAGTTTGTATCACCCCAACAGGATGCAGAAGTTTTGCTATACTATCCTCACCACTAAAAACATGCTAATACAATGTACATTAGAGACACTACGTACAGTTTATTCATCTGTATACATTATTCTATGGAAGTGTTTCCAACTTTACCTTCACAAggcaaagaaacagcaatagAGGGCACCATTTTCAATGATCCTAATGCAATTCTTGTCCTTAGGTGTGGGAAGCATGAATAAAACTCAAAGGtgtccaaaaataaaactaaaaaggtACTCTTAGAGGCAGCTGTCAGGCAGTGCTATCTTTCTACTTGTTGCAAAGAGCAAAACTGGTGTGAGGGGAAGTATAGTTTCATATAGGAAGTGAAAAGGACATAATTCACCTTGTAGCTATTAGACAAGCACTTTCTGAGGACTCTGCACCCTAGTCCGGACACAAGCCCATCTTCCACCTCTGATTTTCCAGTACCTGCACTGGCCTCCTTCAACTGTCATTGCAAAAAACATCCGAAAGACTGGGAATGGACACTCAGGAAGCATGAGGCAAAGAAAACGATCACAGCATTTGAGCAAGTCATCAGAGTAACACCCCCTGTAATTCTGGAAACCAGAAAGGACCAGTTGAACAGGTATACCACATCTCAGAGTAGAGATGAATGCAGAACTCaactttgaggaagaaaaattgcttaTATAATGACAGAGGCAATCTCTCTCCACCATCAGTCATCTAAGACAATACCATGGTTCCCCTGGTAGGAATTAGCTCTTGAGCCAGACCTGGAATGGTCATTTGCACAGATGCTGGCTCATAGACCTGCTGATAAATTCAGCCAGATCAGTTACTTTCTGCTAGTAAAACCAAACTATTTTATAAATGAACTGATTCTAATTGCCTGAATGACAGAAGTGATCCTTAATATCTATGGCACCTGTTGTTTGCCTTCTTGGCCAAAGTCAGTCTGTTTTCATTACATGTTCTTACTATGAGCAAGTAGCAAACtgcaataaatataaattcCTTCTACAGCATTTATGCAGGAAAGCCTACAAGTGATTCATGATACCTTTTCAAATTTGTTCTAGGATTTGAGGAAAATACACTAAGTATAACTCAACAGTTGTCCTTCAAAGGATCAGAGCTTAATGAGTTCATAGCTTTTAAGATTTACTAAAAATTAGGTCCTTGTCTGTTTATACAGTCATGCAAGAGtgtaacaggagaaaaatcacctgaggaaaaaatgaaagttagAAGAAGAGGTCAGCAAGCAGGAGATCCTTGGACTTATGCAGAACCTAATATACATAAAGCTCTTAATCTGGTTTTAGAGTTAGAGCACCCATCTATTAAGACTGATAATTTTAAACTGAGGCtatgaatataatttttatatacgTCTAATTACCACCTATGTGCAGAAGAAAGTACCTGGAATACAGACTTCAACACACTCAGGTCAAAACCCTGGCAACTAGTTCCTCAGCTCAATCTCCACAATACGTGTGCAAATTTCTGCTTCAGTGTGGACACACAGCTCTATAGTCTCAGTAGGAATTGCCCTCTAACAGTACTGGAAACTAAGAAGAAAGCAATGCTGGGCTTTTCTTCTTAAGTTAGGAACCTTCCAGGTTAGCATGGACAAGCATAAGGATATTGCAAAACTGCGtttcataaagaaagaaagaaaacaaggcaaagTCGATTTTAATTTGGTTTAGAGACCGCACAGTAATACAGCTTTCCCATGATACCCCAAAAGCTTGCGTCCGCCTCATTTTGGTGACTCTGGAGAGAAATAACGcatattttcttggttttaccATTGCCTTTTTTAAGGGAATCCTTGGTATCTTCGGGGGGATTTACCACAAAGCATCATCCTCAAAGAATACCCTGAACTAGTAGGAACTCTTTTAGCAGTTCCCCACCTCCTCACATAATAGTTGCAGTCTTACTCAAATGGGAGAGACTGAACTACCTTGCTCTCTTCAAGTTCATCCCACTTGGAGGATAGACCACAGGAATCAAATTcaacagtaaaagaaaaggcagggggatggttggaccagatgatctcagagggcttttccaaccttaatgattctacatattaacagaagagaaaattcatGGAAACATACTTTTAGCAGCTTCCAGGTCCCAAACACGAATGGACCCTGACTGGGACCCTGCAACAATGAGTTCCTCGTTTATATTGATCTGTAGACTCTCAATGGGTGATGTGTGCCCTGTCAAGCTCTGCAAAGAAAACCACAAGTCACAATCAATGGCTACTGACACAGACAGCTTAAGTCCACAATCATATAGTTCACACTCAATTGGTAACTGAAGCATTTAGCTGTAAGTTAGGACCACGTGGTTGTGCCACTGATCgtttttcttttatcagcaACTAGCATGGCAGAGCATCCTGAAGATCATTACTACACAGAGCGCTGTGCACGTATCTCCCACATTATTCCACCTTCTGGGACGCTGACTAATTTTTAAaggctgcatcaacagaaacGCGTAGCTAAACATTACCTGCAGAAGCCTAGATTGAGGCTGACACACGCTTACCTTATACAACTTATGCTACACAAGCACATTGTCACTACGTTTGCTCTAAATGGGTCACGCAAGTCTCATGAACTGGTTACAAAATCAAAGCAAGTGTGAAAGCAGGGCCACTTCAAAACCTTCACAAAAGCAAGGAGTCATAGGTTGCTGCCACAATGCATGGG is drawn from Oxyura jamaicensis isolate SHBP4307 breed ruddy duck chromosome 11, BPBGC_Ojam_1.0, whole genome shotgun sequence and contains these coding sequences:
- the KATNB1 gene encoding katanin p80 WD40 repeat-containing subunit B1, which gives rise to MAAPVSTKVAWKLQEITAHSSNVSSLVLGKSSGRLLATGGDDCRVNIWSVNKPNCIMSLTGHTSPIESLQININEELIVAGSQSGSIRVWDLEAAKILRTLFGHKANICSLDFHPFGSFVASGSLDTNIKLWDVRRKGCVFRYKGHTQAVRCLRFSPDGKWLASAADDHTVKLWDLAAGKMMFEFTGHAGPVNVVEFHPNEYLLASGSSDRTVRFWDLEKFQVVSCIEEEATPVRCVLFNPDGCCLYSGFQDSLRVYGWEPERCFDVVLLNWGKVADLSICNNQLIGVSFAQSTVSSFVVDLSRVTKSGSVPHGLIRDDKPLVQPTPTGSSLRRIYDRPSTSCSKPQRVKHNSESERRSPSSEDDRDEKESKAEIQNPEDYKEIFQPKNAISRTPPRNNEPFPAPPEDEPVTAKEAVKPNQAVEVQTPLPKQELPDQIQRPPIASSTPVTRAEVSVIPAARNEPIGLKATDFLPAVKNQSQTELVDEEAMSQIRKGHETMCVVLTSRHKNLDTVRAVWSTGDIKNSVDSAVAINDLSVVVDLLNIVNQKASLWKLDLCTVVLPQIEKLLQSKYESYVQTGCTSLKLILQRFLPLITDMLAAPPSVGVDITREERLHKCKLCYKQLKNISNIVKNKSGLSGRHGSAFRELHLLMAVLE